In a single window of the Desulfovibrio sp. Fe33 genome:
- a CDS encoding response regulator, protein MKNNGPILIIDDDGKLRDLVVEYLEEYDFSTATLPSGAKAVETIRSLNPSVIVLDVMMPGKDGLEVLRDIRAEFTTPVIMLTAKGEDTDRIVGLELGADDYMGKPFNPRELLARIKAVLRRMTNNGDRETKATAIRAGGLVLNLSRQVLIIDQDEIELAPTEFRLLKSLMAHADRALTRDELMDMVWDKDFAAYDRSIDVHVSKLRSQLKPYPAHAKRIRTVWGTGYMFVGE, encoded by the coding sequence ATGAAAAACAACGGCCCGATCCTGATTATCGACGATGACGGCAAGCTGCGAGACCTTGTGGTGGAATATCTCGAGGAATACGACTTTTCCACGGCCACCCTGCCCTCGGGCGCAAAGGCGGTGGAGACCATCCGTTCACTCAATCCCAGCGTCATCGTTCTGGACGTGATGATGCCCGGCAAGGACGGCCTCGAAGTCCTGCGCGACATCCGCGCCGAATTCACCACCCCGGTAATCATGCTCACGGCCAAGGGGGAGGACACGGACCGCATCGTGGGCCTGGAGCTCGGAGCCGACGACTACATGGGCAAACCGTTCAATCCCCGCGAACTGCTCGCCAGAATCAAGGCGGTGTTGCGCAGGATGACGAACAACGGCGACCGCGAAACCAAGGCCACGGCCATCCGCGCGGGAGGGCTCGTCCTGAATCTCTCCCGGCAGGTGCTCATCATCGACCAGGACGAGATCGAACTGGCGCCGACGGAATTCCGTCTGCTCAAATCGCTCATGGCCCATGCGGACCGCGCCCTGACCAGGGACGAACTCATGGATATGGTCTGGGACAAGGATTTCGCCGCATACGACCGCTCCATAGACGTGCACGTCTCCAAGCTGCGCTCCCAGCTCAAACCTTACCCGGCCCACGCCAAACGCATCAGGACCGTCTGGGGCACGGGCTACATGTTCGTGGGGGAATAA
- a CDS encoding efflux transporter outer membrane subunit: MKGRILQPVAFAATAFLLLVQGLAACSPFRPDARTTTIAPLPEAYTLYSEQPRAMGKWWEAIGNAELNGLVETALAANLDILQSWARLRQAGAASVQSSADTYPTLEASGDYKSTRSSSKGTDTDATSETYAIGLEAGYEIDLWGRIEAQAQSGRLDYRASREDLNTAAMTVAGEVVSRWLEIQSQRRKERIIEEQIKTNETYLELIELRFRNSISTALDVYQQRQNLAKVKALLPPVKSQEQLLLNELALLLGKAAGTVTVADADVSEPREFPGLGLPADLLSARPDVRSAGLALSSADWSVTAARANRLPSLTLAGSGQYSGAQLGTLFDNWMLSLAGAVAGPIFDGGYRKAEVDKARAVVDERLAAYRETVYTAFKEVEDALAEEKWQKEYIAALSAQLEASRTSLREAVSRYAQGLDDYLPVLSALMSVQNLEVTMATERTNLMLYRVSLHRALGGTWTESLAEPEKRTADINIEQTGARG; encoded by the coding sequence GTGAAAGGCAGAATATTACAACCTGTCGCTTTCGCGGCGACAGCATTCCTTCTTTTGGTCCAGGGGCTGGCGGCCTGCTCGCCGTTTCGGCCCGATGCCCGCACAACGACGATTGCGCCGTTGCCCGAGGCCTACACCCTGTATTCGGAACAGCCCCGCGCGATGGGCAAGTGGTGGGAGGCGATCGGCAACGCCGAGTTGAACGGCCTGGTCGAAACCGCCCTGGCGGCCAATCTGGACATCCTTCAGTCCTGGGCGAGGCTTCGCCAGGCGGGGGCCGCTTCCGTGCAGTCCTCGGCGGATACATATCCGACTCTGGAAGCCTCGGGCGACTACAAATCCACCCGGTCCAGTTCCAAGGGGACGGATACCGATGCCACCTCGGAGACGTATGCCATCGGCCTCGAGGCCGGGTATGAGATCGACCTGTGGGGCCGGATCGAGGCCCAGGCCCAGAGCGGCCGCCTCGATTACCGGGCATCCCGAGAGGACCTGAACACCGCGGCCATGACTGTGGCCGGTGAGGTCGTCTCCCGTTGGCTGGAAATCCAATCCCAACGACGCAAGGAGCGGATCATCGAAGAGCAGATCAAGACCAACGAGACGTATCTCGAACTCATCGAACTGCGGTTCCGCAACTCCATATCCACTGCGCTGGACGTCTATCAGCAGCGTCAGAACCTGGCCAAGGTAAAGGCGCTTCTGCCGCCTGTGAAGTCTCAGGAACAGCTCCTTCTCAACGAATTGGCCCTGCTTCTGGGCAAAGCCGCCGGGACCGTGACCGTAGCCGACGCAGATGTTTCGGAACCGCGCGAGTTTCCCGGGCTCGGGCTGCCCGCCGACCTGCTTTCGGCAAGGCCGGACGTGCGCTCCGCCGGGTTGGCCCTGTCGTCGGCCGATTGGTCCGTGACGGCGGCCAGGGCGAACCGGTTGCCGTCGCTCACACTGGCCGGGAGCGGACAATATTCCGGGGCGCAGCTCGGGACGCTCTTCGATAATTGGATGCTGAGTCTGGCCGGAGCGGTGGCTGGCCCCATTTTCGACGGCGGCTACCGCAAGGCCGAAGTGGACAAGGCCCGCGCCGTGGTGGACGAGAGGCTCGCCGCATACCGTGAGACCGTCTACACAGCCTTCAAGGAAGTCGAGGACGCCCTGGCGGAGGAGAAGTGGCAGAAGGAATACATAGCCGCGCTCTCCGCCCAGCTTGAGGCTTCCCGGACCAGCCTGCGGGAAGCCGTGTCCCGATACGCGCAGGGATTGGACGACTACCTTCCCGTCCTGAGCGCGCTCATGTCCGTCCAGAATCTCGAAGTGACCATGGCCACGGAACGGACCAACCTGATGCTTTACCGCGTTTCCCTGCACCGGGCATTGGGCGGAACCTGGACCGAATCACTGGCCGAACCGGAAAAACGGACCGCCGACATCAACATCGAACAGACAGGAGCCAGGGGATAA